From Klebsiella electrica, the proteins below share one genomic window:
- a CDS encoding zinc-dependent alcohol dehydrogenase family protein yields MLQHALCYHHYGPPSSALTLRIFPLPLLAAGKVRVKMRYAAVNPSDLIPVTGAYRHRTRLPATAGYEGVGVVVDAPPGVSVAPGQRVLPLRGAGTWQSYLDIDARWLVPVPDEIDDRLAARAYINPLTALLMLRRWPVAGQNIVLTAAGSSCASLLAQWALLKGARSVSGAIRSQRHFHRLAQQGVYPVLESDRLMLEQVSHHADRVFDAVGGGLANAILSVLPERAELVSYGLLSGQALSQTRATPRVYKFHLREALAALSTAAWQAAFREIWPLLQATQLPPAQVIPLSRWREAISARAPGDGHGKILLDFTAED; encoded by the coding sequence ATGCTGCAACACGCGCTTTGTTATCACCACTATGGGCCGCCATCATCGGCGCTGACGCTGCGCATCTTTCCTTTACCGCTGCTGGCGGCAGGGAAGGTGCGGGTTAAAATGCGCTACGCCGCGGTTAATCCTTCCGACCTTATCCCGGTGACCGGCGCCTATCGCCACCGCACCCGGCTCCCGGCGACGGCGGGCTATGAAGGGGTTGGCGTGGTGGTTGACGCGCCGCCAGGCGTCAGCGTGGCGCCCGGTCAGCGGGTACTGCCTCTACGGGGCGCGGGCACCTGGCAGAGCTATCTGGATATCGACGCACGCTGGCTGGTACCGGTCCCTGATGAGATTGACGATCGGCTGGCCGCCCGCGCTTATATTAACCCTCTGACCGCGCTGCTGATGCTCCGGCGGTGGCCGGTAGCGGGGCAAAACATTGTACTGACCGCGGCGGGCTCCTCGTGTGCCAGCCTGCTGGCGCAGTGGGCGTTGCTAAAAGGAGCGCGTTCGGTGAGCGGGGCGATCCGTTCGCAGCGGCATTTTCACCGCCTGGCGCAGCAGGGTGTTTATCCTGTGCTGGAGAGCGACCGGTTGATGCTGGAACAGGTGAGTCATCACGCCGATCGGGTGTTTGATGCCGTCGGCGGCGGCCTGGCGAATGCGATATTGTCGGTGCTGCCGGAGCGGGCTGAGCTGGTGTCCTACGGATTGTTGTCCGGGCAGGCGCTGAGTCAAACCCGGGCGACGCCCAGGGTGTATAAATTTCATCTGCGTGAGGCGCTGGCCGCGCTTTCAACCGCCGCGTGGCAGGCGGCATTTCGCGAAATCTGGCCGCTGTTGCAGGCAACGCAGCTGCCGCCTGCGCAAGTGATCCCCCTGAGTCGCTGGCGTGAGGCGATAAGCGCCCGCGCTCCGGGAGACGGTCACGGTAAAATCCTGCTCGATTTTACCGCTGAGGATTAG
- a CDS encoding oxidoreductase: MSKEPAVALLGPGAIGTTIAAALHEVGRTPVVCGRTSHAQLLLKFDGGEITVPGPVLTDPTAIVRPFSLVFVAVKATQNPDIAPWLTALCDEKTVVCVLQNGVEQQAQFADHVAGATVLPAVVWFPAQREPDASVWLRATPRLTLPDLPQARLVQQTLQGTRCAVELADDFTTVAWRKLLQNAVAGLMVLTGRRAGMFARDDITDIALAYLRECLLVARAEGARLSDSVPQEIVEGFHRAPPDLSTSILIDRESGRPLEWAIRNGVVQRRGRLHGIATPLSDLIVPLLAAASDGPG; the protein is encoded by the coding sequence ATGTCGAAGGAGCCTGCCGTTGCCCTTCTTGGCCCCGGCGCGATTGGCACCACGATAGCCGCAGCGCTACATGAGGTGGGGCGCACGCCGGTGGTGTGCGGACGAACATCTCATGCGCAGCTGTTGCTCAAATTCGATGGCGGAGAGATTACGGTCCCCGGTCCGGTACTGACCGACCCCACGGCCATTGTGCGGCCGTTTTCGCTGGTTTTCGTTGCGGTCAAAGCGACCCAGAACCCCGATATTGCCCCGTGGCTGACCGCGTTGTGCGATGAAAAAACGGTGGTGTGCGTGTTGCAAAACGGCGTCGAACAGCAGGCGCAGTTTGCCGATCACGTCGCGGGAGCGACGGTGTTGCCCGCGGTGGTATGGTTTCCGGCGCAGCGCGAACCCGATGCCTCCGTCTGGCTGCGAGCGACGCCCCGGCTGACCTTGCCGGATCTGCCGCAGGCCCGGCTGGTACAGCAAACGCTGCAAGGCACCCGCTGCGCGGTGGAGCTGGCCGATGACTTCACCACCGTCGCCTGGCGTAAGCTGTTGCAAAATGCGGTGGCTGGCCTGATGGTGTTGACGGGCCGTCGGGCCGGTATGTTCGCCCGTGACGATATCACCGACATCGCGCTGGCCTATTTACGCGAATGCCTGCTCGTCGCGCGCGCGGAAGGCGCCAGGCTGAGCGACAGCGTGCCGCAGGAAATTGTTGAAGGATTCCATCGTGCGCCGCCCGATCTCAGTACTTCGATTTTGATTGACCGCGAAAGCGGGCGGCCGCTGGAATGGGCGATTCGTAACGGCGTGGTACAGCGCCGCGGGCGCCTGCACGGCATTGCGACGCCGCTGAGCGATCTTATCGTACCGCTGCTGGCGGCCGCCAGCGACGGACCCGGCTGA